The following proteins are encoded in a genomic region of Ostrea edulis chromosome 7, xbOstEdul1.1, whole genome shotgun sequence:
- the LOC125655307 gene encoding uncharacterized protein LOC125655307, with amino-acid sequence MQKVMARCFGLLVTAVKVNLAFLELTNRKASYKMEKNHWEKDIKEVLEKVKSVDAEVTDAWKDQRFRDLKDLSAQYKDDSNKEFADRLYEFYSEKYYWRDWVVIVYNKMAKSWTGKNGHDFRLCGGDEYLEKDGRNVLTSSVAKEKRKINTAYYKKKLSKVTTETVVWIHYAWSAKDVLKQMTKFSSGSDVCMRAVISDREAAQSKSASGRLASKWKYFYNMYVFG; translated from the coding sequence ATGCAGAAGGTAATGGCCAGATGTTTTGGACTCCTTGTTACGGCTGTGAAAGTCAACTTAGCTTTTCTAGAACTGACCAATAGAAAGGCCAgttataaaatggaaaaaaatcacTGGGAGAAAGACATCAAGGAAGTTCTAGAGAAAGTGAAAAGTGTAGATGCGGAAGTCACTGATGCATGGAAAGACCAGAGGTTTAGAGATTTAAAAGATCTTTCTGCACAATACAAAGATGATAGTAACAAAGAATTTGCAGACCGACTGTATGAAttttattcagaaaaatattACTGGAGAGACTGGGTCGTCATTGTATACAACAAAATGGCCAAATCCTGGACTGGGAAAAACGGACATGACTTTCGTCTTTGTGGAGGGGACGAATATTTGGAAAAGGACGGCAGAAATGTGTTAACATCGAGCGTAGCAAAGGAAAAGAGGAAGATAAACACTGCCTACTACAAAAAGAAATTAAGTAAAGTTACAACTGAAACTGTGGTTTGGATTCATTATGCCTGGTCCGCAAAGGATGTACTAAAGCAAATGACGAAGTTTAGCAGCGGGTCTGACGTATGCATGCGGGCCGTTATATCTGATCGGGAGGCAGCACAAAGTAAAAGTGCTTCTGGTCGCTTAGCTAGCAAATGGAAgtacttttataacatgtacGTTTTCGGTTGA
- the LOC125655308 gene encoding complement C1q-like protein 3 has translation MPVSKDFLIAVCVAFVAGFLYIQERQIHDLYTEFRQEVNSMKLTHKDEIHALELKFFDYYKQDEVQRALSGIERNLDEKTTMMNEIMANTTREILNQIGDIKNKLGEPVAFFSRISQHHYDLPPGTIIKFDDAKLNIGEGFSSSSGKFQAPEQGLYFFTWNYLIRTGTNAYIGAYVSGKQEVDTCTYASFNSHILASGSLVVKLKTGDEVWLQVFYKQADFLHSTYTFFTGHKIIAML, from the exons ATGCCTGTCAGTAAGGACTTTTTAATCGCTGTTTGTGTTGCGTTTGTTGCAGGTTTTCTCTATATACAGGAGAGGCAAATTCATGATTTGTATACAGAATTTCGACAAGAAGTGAACTCTATGAAATTAACACACAAGGATGAAATCCATGCTTTAGAACTGAAATTTTTCGATTACTATAAACAAGATGAAGTTCAACGAGCACTGTCAGGCATCGAGAGGAATCTGGATGAAAAGACGACGATGATGAACGAAATTATGGCGAATACTACCCgggaaattttgaatcaaatag GTGACATCAAAAACAAATTAGGAGAACCTGTTGCATTCTTCTCCAGAATAAGTCAGCACCACTATGATTTACCACCAGGAACGATAATAAAATTCGATGACGCCAAATTAAACATTGGTGAGGGATTCAGTTCTTCCAGTGGGAAATTCCAAGCTCCGGAACAAGGGTTGTACTTCTTCACGTGGAATTACCTCATACGAACCGGAACTAATGCGTACATTGGGGCGTACGTTAGCGGAAAGCAAGAGGTGGATACGTGCACGTATGCTAGCTTTAATTCACATATTTTGGCATCCGGTTCGCTTGTGGTGAAACTGAAGACGGGCGATGAAGTTTGGTTACAAGTTTTCTACAAACAGGCCGATTTCTTGCATTCCACGTACACATTCTTTACGGGGCATAAAATAATAGCAATGCTATAA